A genomic region of Synechococcus sp. NOUM97013 contains the following coding sequences:
- a CDS encoding photosystem II S4 domain protein: protein MSLPRDQLLNGASHPERMAQLIDQAEETLRTWQPSWSPFLSGPELEEARRLEDLSELRLVQDGGRADAERCRLQLSRSDQETTPTPAPMAGLRLEGNFLFDRAEPEDMRQALIELGATAESIGDLWLRGDRGAQAVCTPEASTLLNGRTGQVRDVPLLVEAVTLEELQWPAQRSPKTFHSVEASCRLDAIASAGFGLSRAKVTRQIREGRLRLNWQPVRQASRDLKVGDCLQLQDRGSVEVLSLQLTKRDRWRVEMLRR, encoded by the coding sequence GTGAGCCTCCCCCGCGATCAGCTGCTCAATGGCGCCTCACATCCCGAACGGATGGCGCAACTGATCGACCAAGCCGAGGAGACCCTACGCACCTGGCAGCCGAGCTGGAGCCCCTTTCTCAGCGGACCTGAGCTAGAGGAAGCAAGACGCCTAGAGGACCTCAGCGAACTGCGACTGGTGCAGGACGGAGGTCGTGCCGACGCGGAACGTTGCCGTTTGCAATTGAGCCGCAGCGATCAGGAGACCACTCCGACGCCAGCCCCCATGGCCGGCCTGCGCCTGGAGGGCAACTTTCTATTCGACCGCGCCGAGCCTGAAGACATGCGTCAGGCCCTGATCGAACTGGGAGCGACAGCCGAGTCCATCGGCGATCTCTGGCTGCGGGGCGACCGTGGGGCCCAAGCGGTTTGCACCCCGGAGGCGTCAACACTGCTCAACGGTCGAACCGGACAGGTCCGAGACGTTCCCCTCCTGGTGGAAGCGGTGACATTGGAAGAGCTGCAGTGGCCAGCGCAGAGATCCCCGAAAACGTTCCACAGCGTGGAGGCCTCCTGCCGGCTGGATGCCATCGCATCAGCTGGATTCGGCCTGTCACGGGCCAAGGTCACTCGGCAGATTCGCGAAGGGCGGCTTCGGCTGAACTGGCAACCCGTACGCCAGGCCAGCCGTGATCTGAAAGTGGGTGATTGCCTGCAACTGCAGGACCGAGGCAGCGTGGAGGTCTTGAGTCTTCAGCTGACCAAACGTGATCGCTGGAGGGTGGAGATGCTGCGCCGGTGA
- the murD gene encoding UDP-N-acetylmuramoyl-L-alanine--D-glutamate ligase, whose translation MSCTIVVGLGRSGVGAARLLKAHGAEVIVLERANDAAAQRKATALEEQGIEVKLGQALELASFEPWLGAIDQVVISPGIAWTHPTLAALRERGVTIRGEMAIAWQALGHRPWIGITGTNGKTTVTHLLHHVLTQAGLEAPMAGNVGFSAAELALSCRDGSTPPPDWVVMEMSSYQIEAAAEVAPRIGIWTTLTPDHLERHGTLEIYRSIKRGLLERSELALLNGDDPDISRSRDQWRHPQVRWVSTQAESTDTDLSISADHWVCRGKERLFSADALPMQGAHNRQNMLLVTAAALEAGLSPASIESGLRSFPGVPHRLEPLGCLHDVAVFNDSKATNYDAAAVGLRSVTAPVVLLAGGQTKQGDAQDWLQLVNQRCSAVILFGAGAEELRTLIASTPFSGSVAMFEGLEASLDHGLSLAREQKAASLLLSPACASFDQYSDFEARGDHFRSLIEARQAA comes from the coding sequence ATGAGCTGCACCATCGTCGTCGGGCTCGGACGCTCGGGAGTCGGTGCCGCACGGCTGCTCAAGGCCCATGGCGCTGAAGTGATCGTGCTGGAGCGTGCCAATGACGCGGCGGCCCAGCGCAAAGCCACTGCCCTGGAAGAGCAAGGCATTGAGGTCAAACTCGGGCAGGCGCTGGAACTCGCCAGTTTCGAGCCCTGGCTCGGTGCAATCGACCAGGTCGTGATCAGTCCAGGGATTGCCTGGACCCATCCAACCCTCGCAGCGCTGCGTGAACGCGGTGTGACCATCCGAGGAGAGATGGCCATCGCCTGGCAGGCGCTCGGTCATCGCCCCTGGATCGGCATCACCGGAACCAACGGCAAGACCACCGTCACGCACCTGCTGCACCATGTGCTCACCCAGGCAGGCCTGGAAGCACCGATGGCAGGCAATGTGGGCTTCTCGGCCGCGGAACTCGCCCTGTCCTGCAGGGATGGCTCAACACCTCCACCCGATTGGGTGGTGATGGAGATGAGCAGCTATCAGATCGAAGCCGCCGCCGAGGTGGCACCCCGGATCGGGATCTGGACCACGCTGACCCCTGACCATCTGGAACGTCATGGAACGCTGGAGATCTACCGCTCGATCAAGCGCGGGCTGCTGGAGCGCTCTGAGCTGGCACTGCTTAATGGCGATGATCCCGACATCAGCCGCAGCCGAGACCAGTGGCGTCATCCACAGGTGCGTTGGGTCAGCACCCAGGCCGAAAGCACAGACACCGACCTGAGCATCAGCGCAGATCACTGGGTGTGTCGCGGCAAGGAGCGACTCTTCAGCGCCGACGCTCTGCCGATGCAAGGAGCGCACAACCGTCAGAACATGCTTCTGGTCACCGCGGCTGCACTGGAGGCCGGACTGTCGCCGGCCAGCATCGAATCGGGCCTGCGCAGCTTCCCCGGAGTGCCCCATCGGCTCGAACCGCTCGGATGCCTGCACGACGTGGCTGTCTTCAACGACAGCAAAGCCACCAATTACGACGCCGCAGCCGTCGGCCTGCGCTCCGTGACAGCGCCCGTCGTGCTTCTGGCCGGCGGACAGACCAAGCAAGGCGACGCTCAGGATTGGCTGCAGCTGGTGAATCAGCGTTGCAGTGCTGTGATCTTGTTTGGAGCGGGTGCCGAAGAACTGCGCACCCTGATTGCAAGCACACCGTTTTCAGGGTCTGTGGCGATGTTCGAGGGGCTGGAGGCGTCCCTTGACCATGGTTTGTCATTAGCCAGGGAGCAGAAGGCGGCAAGCCTTCTGCTATCACCCGCCTGTGCCAGCTTCGATCAGTACTCGGATTTCGAAGCGCGCGGAGATCATTTCCGATCGCTGATCGAAGCCAGACAAGCCGCTTAG
- a CDS encoding EVE domain-containing protein, with the protein MKSEPDVYGIDHLQKEQTTLWDGIRNYQARNFMRTMAVGDQAFFYHSNCKPPGIVGLMEVVETGLVDPTQFDPSSKYHDAASKPEAPRWDCVRLAYRGRFQTMLSLEELRQAYEPEQLTVVRRGNRLSILPVDEPIARDLLERLGELH; encoded by the coding sequence ATGAAAAGCGAGCCCGATGTTTACGGGATCGATCATCTACAGAAGGAACAGACCACGCTCTGGGATGGCATCCGCAACTATCAGGCGCGCAACTTCATGCGCACGATGGCCGTGGGTGACCAAGCATTTTTTTATCACTCCAACTGCAAGCCGCCCGGGATTGTGGGCCTGATGGAAGTGGTGGAAACAGGCCTGGTGGATCCGACCCAGTTCGACCCTTCATCGAAATATCACGACGCCGCCTCGAAACCTGAGGCACCACGCTGGGACTGTGTGCGCCTCGCTTATCGCGGCCGCTTTCAGACGATGCTCAGTCTCGAAGAACTGCGCCAGGCATACGAGCCAGAGCAACTAACCGTGGTGCGTCGCGGTAACCGACTGTCCATCCTTCCCGTGGATGAACCGATCGCCCGCGATCTGCTCGAACGCCTTGGCGAACTCCATTGA
- a CDS encoding DUF2811 domain-containing protein yields the protein MQGIGQFQASQSKASTPVQTHQFRVSSAETSPPEESVVSFHSELPQPLQQAMVSFIERCPNWDQYRLVQAALAGFLIQNGVESREITRLYVGNMFRRDSLTQGV from the coding sequence ATGCAGGGAATTGGGCAGTTCCAGGCCTCACAATCCAAGGCCTCCACACCGGTGCAGACGCACCAGTTCCGCGTGTCCTCCGCAGAGACCAGCCCGCCGGAGGAGTCCGTGGTGAGCTTTCATTCCGAGCTCCCTCAGCCCCTTCAGCAAGCCATGGTGAGCTTTATCGAGCGTTGTCCGAACTGGGACCAGTACCGCCTTGTGCAGGCGGCTCTCGCCGGCTTCCTCATTCAGAACGGGGTGGAATCCCGTGAGATCACCCGCCTTTACGTGGGCAACATGTTCCGGCGAGACTCCCTTACCCAGGGCGTCTGA
- a CDS encoding DUF1818 family protein, with protein sequence MIQQEGPGWRLARDPQRSGFPILIGGEAWALELTESEACALASVLRRLVDQHRSIRDQLMPDEAITLELECLQWWACLDGDRSTWSLRVILSAGASGARGLEVSWPAPAAQAMAAAMRTMWDSTHD encoded by the coding sequence ATGATCCAGCAGGAGGGGCCGGGCTGGAGGTTGGCCCGTGATCCGCAGCGTTCAGGCTTCCCCATTCTGATCGGAGGGGAAGCCTGGGCTCTGGAATTAACCGAGTCGGAAGCCTGCGCGTTGGCTTCCGTCCTTCGACGGCTTGTTGATCAGCACCGGTCTATCCGGGATCAGCTGATGCCTGATGAGGCGATCACCCTTGAACTTGAGTGTTTGCAGTGGTGGGCTTGTCTGGATGGAGACCGTTCGACCTGGTCACTGAGGGTGATTTTGAGTGCTGGGGCCTCGGGTGCCCGTGGCCTGGAGGTGAGTTGGCCGGCGCCCGCCGCTCAGGCGATGGCCGCGGCGATGAGAACCATGTGGGACAGCACTCATGATTAG
- a CDS encoding DNA-directed RNA polymerase subunit omega has translation MLTAGVDHQDLAKRGESLIRQSSNRYLTTVRIAFRAKQRRFDDFDGLLEESSVKPVQRAIVELSDEQDQPDLLPG, from the coding sequence ATGCTCACGGCAGGAGTCGATCATCAGGATCTCGCCAAGCGCGGAGAAAGTCTGATCCGTCAGTCCAGCAACCGTTACCTGACGACAGTACGGATTGCTTTTCGCGCCAAGCAGCGTCGCTTCGACGACTTCGACGGGCTGTTGGAAGAATCCAGCGTGAAGCCCGTTCAGCGCGCCATCGTCGAACTCAGCGATGAGCAAGATCAGCCTGATCTTCTGCCTGGATGA
- a CDS encoding Hsp70 family protein: MAVVQPPAGEQNLHLSDPPVRVGTLAIDLGSSTTVVAFQRANQSEIELLELPAITREPGSVPSLIWAEHSGDGAVLVGRQVLEGGLNERDAPQLHRDFKRQIGQAAIAETTTRRLSPEQAGARLLLEIWKRMPPELTIERLVLTAPVDQGSAYCDWLVQACAPMDVDEVALVDEPTAAALGAGLAAGSRLLVVDLGGGTLDLSLVALEGGEGRAAPLAQLLRFRGKDLKDSRQTLRQARVLGKAGINLGGRDFDRWILDALQPAGLPAEGDGLMALLNAAERLKCRLSESALSERETITELASSRDLDRPASLSMNRQTFSQLLSDRGLFTALEGLLEQTLKDAELQGCRSEDLDAVVLVGGGAHLPQLRAWLEQTLISTPMLTPPPMAAVAQGALSLTPGVRMQDLLQKGISLRCWNRRSHAHHWHPLFLRGQPWPSSQPLELVLSASSPDQSSVELVLGEAQPQMRHEVVMVDGLPRVLETSDSWTDVIRRDGITCELPLVPAGQPGEDCLKLRFHLSDKAELILEGDDLRTGAPLERQVLGTVR; encoded by the coding sequence ATAGCGGTGGTTCAGCCCCCTGCTGGCGAACAAAACCTTCATCTTTCGGATCCACCCGTGCGCGTCGGAACCCTGGCGATCGATCTGGGCAGCTCCACCACGGTGGTGGCCTTCCAACGCGCCAACCAGTCGGAAATCGAACTACTTGAGCTGCCCGCGATCACGCGCGAACCAGGGTCGGTCCCATCCCTGATCTGGGCCGAACATTCCGGTGACGGAGCCGTGCTGGTGGGACGCCAGGTGCTCGAAGGAGGTCTGAATGAACGCGATGCCCCTCAGTTACATCGCGACTTCAAACGGCAGATCGGTCAGGCCGCAATCGCCGAGACAACAACGCGGCGTCTCAGCCCAGAGCAGGCCGGTGCGCGCTTGCTTCTGGAGATCTGGAAGCGCATGCCGCCTGAACTCACCATCGAGCGCCTTGTGCTCACCGCTCCTGTGGATCAGGGCTCTGCCTACTGCGACTGGCTTGTTCAAGCCTGCGCCCCCATGGATGTGGACGAGGTCGCGCTGGTGGATGAGCCCACTGCCGCAGCGCTGGGTGCAGGCCTTGCGGCGGGATCCAGGCTGCTGGTCGTGGATCTGGGAGGGGGCACCCTCGACCTGTCATTGGTGGCTCTCGAGGGAGGAGAAGGCCGGGCAGCTCCCTTAGCTCAGCTTCTGCGCTTCCGCGGAAAAGATCTGAAGGACAGCCGTCAGACCCTGCGTCAGGCGAGAGTGCTGGGCAAAGCAGGGATCAATCTCGGCGGTCGGGATTTCGACCGCTGGATTCTCGACGCCTTACAACCGGCTGGACTGCCTGCGGAGGGCGATGGACTGATGGCGCTGCTCAATGCAGCGGAACGTCTGAAGTGCCGCCTGAGCGAGAGCGCTCTCTCCGAGCGTGAAACGATCACCGAGCTAGCGAGCAGCAGGGATCTGGACCGCCCGGCGTCGCTGAGCATGAACCGACAGACCTTCAGTCAGCTGCTCAGCGATCGGGGATTATTCACCGCGCTCGAAGGGCTGCTGGAGCAGACCCTGAAGGATGCCGAACTCCAGGGCTGCCGCAGTGAGGATCTCGATGCGGTGGTGCTGGTGGGCGGTGGCGCCCACCTGCCCCAGCTGAGGGCGTGGCTGGAGCAGACCCTGATCTCCACACCGATGCTCACCCCTCCACCCATGGCAGCCGTGGCCCAGGGGGCCTTAAGCCTCACGCCCGGGGTGCGCATGCAGGACCTGCTCCAGAAGGGGATTTCCTTGCGCTGCTGGAATCGACGCAGCCATGCTCATCACTGGCACCCCCTGTTTCTGCGTGGCCAGCCTTGGCCTTCCAGCCAGCCACTGGAGCTCGTTCTGAGCGCCAGCAGCCCCGACCAGAGCAGTGTGGAACTGGTGCTGGGCGAAGCACAACCCCAAATGCGCCACGAGGTGGTGATGGTTGACGGTCTGCCGCGAGTGCTGGAAACCAGCGACAGCTGGACCGACGTCATCCGCCGTGATGGCATCACCTGTGAGCTGCCACTGGTGCCTGCGGGGCAACCGGGTGAAGACTGCCTGAAGCTGCGTTTTCACCTGAGCGACAAAGCCGAGCTGATCCTGGAGGGAGACGATCTGCGCACTGGGGCGCCATTGGAGCGCCAGGTTCTCGGCACCGTGCGGTGA
- a CDS encoding ferredoxin-thioredoxin reductase variable chain, with amino-acid sequence MQPGDKVVVTSSVIVYNHPQHRGEAFDMKGSEGDVVNVLSEWKGRPISPTLPVIVAFGRYKAHFRDDELQSAS; translated from the coding sequence ATGCAGCCGGGTGACAAGGTCGTGGTGACCTCATCAGTGATCGTCTACAACCACCCTCAGCATCGAGGCGAAGCCTTCGATATGAAAGGAAGCGAAGGCGACGTAGTCAACGTGCTCTCGGAATGGAAAGGGCGTCCGATCAGTCCGACGCTTCCGGTGATCGTGGCCTTCGGTCGCTACAAGGCCCACTTCCGCGACGACGAACTTCAGTCCGCCTCCTGA
- the pyrR gene encoding bifunctional pyr operon transcriptional regulator/uracil phosphoribosyltransferase PyrR, translating into MVFPGNGERIEILSADDVRRTLSRLASQVLECVGGVDQLVLLGIPTRGVQLSAVLARCLEEQTGHPVAQGSLDPTFHRDDLERVAMRPVQATDLPVSVEGRDVLLVDDVIFTGRTIRAALEAIQAWGRPRRVLLLVMVDRGHRELPIQPDFCGRAVPTRRTETIELRLLDVDGEEGVFLRSLQEAD; encoded by the coding sequence ATGGTGTTCCCCGGGAATGGTGAGCGAATCGAGATTCTTTCCGCTGATGACGTCAGGAGAACCCTGTCCAGGCTGGCTTCACAGGTGCTCGAATGCGTTGGCGGCGTTGACCAACTTGTGCTGCTGGGGATTCCCACTCGCGGAGTTCAGCTCTCCGCAGTGCTCGCCCGTTGTCTCGAAGAGCAAACCGGTCATCCGGTGGCACAGGGAAGCCTGGATCCCACCTTTCACCGCGACGATCTGGAGCGGGTGGCGATGCGTCCCGTGCAGGCCACCGACCTTCCCGTCAGCGTCGAAGGACGTGACGTTCTGCTGGTTGACGATGTGATTTTCACCGGGCGCACGATTCGTGCCGCCCTTGAGGCGATTCAGGCCTGGGGGCGGCCCCGAAGGGTTTTATTGCTCGTGATGGTCGATCGTGGCCATCGCGAACTGCCGATTCAGCCTGACTTCTGCGGAAGGGCGGTGCCCACACGGCGCACAGAAACGATCGAGCTGCGTTTGCTGGATGTGGATGGGGAGGAAGGCGTCTTCCTCCGCAGCCTTCAGGAGGCGGACTGA
- the gpmI gene encoding 2,3-bisphosphoglycerate-independent phosphoglycerate mutase: MTVAESDTRNPFKERAVAPVVLAILDGWGERTDTEHNAIRSAETPVMDALRHAYPQTLIQASGSHVGLPDGQMGNSEVGHLTIGAGRIIRQELVRIGDTVRDKQLGAVPSLQALADRLRTKGGTLHLLGLCSDGGVHSHVDHLCGLLQWAAEQGLNDVAIHVVTDGRDTPTQSGPTYLNQIENAITSSGVGQIVSMCGRYWAMDRDQRWERTEKAYDLLTNPVLPVSPLAATEALKASYASDITDEFVEPIRLADSHLKDGDALLMFNFRPDRARQIVQCLVRESFDGFERPQQPQLDVVTFTQYEASLPVEVAFPPESLDDLLGQVVSAQGLRQYRTAETEKYPHVTYFMNGGVEQPLEGEDRHLVPSPRVATYDQAPAMAADTLTDSCIEAIQKGVYSLVVINYANPDMVGHTGVMEAATEAIQTVDRCIGRLLDAVGRMGGTLMITADHGNAERMQGDDGQAWTAHTTNPVPLILVEGERRKVPGMGNAIRLRENGGLADIAPTLLQLLDLDKPAAMTGSTLIEPIETAVPATARLPQPA, translated from the coding sequence TTGACCGTTGCTGAAAGTGATACGCGAAATCCATTCAAAGAACGGGCTGTAGCACCGGTGGTGCTGGCAATCCTTGATGGATGGGGCGAACGCACTGACACCGAACACAACGCGATCCGGTCAGCCGAAACCCCTGTGATGGATGCACTGCGGCATGCATATCCCCAGACGTTGATTCAGGCCAGTGGTTCCCATGTGGGCTTGCCCGATGGCCAGATGGGTAACTCCGAAGTCGGCCACCTCACCATTGGCGCCGGACGGATCATTCGCCAGGAATTGGTTCGAATCGGCGATACGGTCCGCGACAAGCAGCTGGGCGCCGTCCCCAGCCTTCAGGCCCTGGCCGATCGACTTCGGACGAAGGGTGGAACCCTTCATCTGCTCGGACTCTGCTCCGACGGCGGCGTTCACAGCCATGTGGATCACCTCTGCGGATTGCTCCAGTGGGCCGCTGAACAGGGACTGAACGATGTCGCCATCCATGTGGTCACCGATGGACGCGACACGCCCACCCAGAGCGGACCCACTTACCTGAACCAGATCGAGAACGCCATCACCTCGAGTGGCGTCGGCCAAATCGTGAGCATGTGCGGCCGCTACTGGGCCATGGACCGAGATCAGCGCTGGGAGCGCACGGAAAAGGCCTATGACTTGCTGACCAACCCCGTCTTGCCGGTGAGTCCGCTCGCGGCCACTGAGGCCCTTAAGGCGAGCTACGCGAGCGACATCACCGATGAGTTCGTGGAACCCATCCGGCTCGCCGACAGCCACCTCAAAGACGGCGACGCGCTGCTGATGTTCAACTTCAGACCGGATCGAGCGCGCCAGATCGTGCAGTGTCTGGTTCGCGAGAGCTTCGATGGGTTTGAGCGGCCCCAACAGCCCCAACTCGATGTGGTGACCTTCACCCAATACGAAGCGAGTCTGCCGGTTGAGGTCGCCTTCCCACCCGAATCGCTTGATGACCTGCTGGGACAAGTGGTGTCAGCACAAGGTCTACGTCAGTACCGAACAGCCGAAACCGAAAAGTACCCCCACGTCACTTACTTCATGAACGGCGGGGTGGAGCAACCTCTTGAAGGAGAAGATCGCCATCTTGTGCCCTCGCCTCGCGTGGCGACCTACGACCAAGCTCCTGCGATGGCTGCGGACACATTGACCGACAGCTGCATCGAAGCCATTCAGAAAGGCGTGTATTCGCTGGTGGTGATCAACTATGCGAATCCAGACATGGTGGGGCATACCGGCGTGATGGAAGCCGCTACCGAGGCCATCCAAACGGTGGATCGATGCATCGGCAGGCTCCTGGATGCCGTCGGCCGCATGGGAGGAACGCTGATGATCACCGCCGATCACGGCAACGCCGAGCGGATGCAAGGTGACGATGGCCAGGCCTGGACGGCGCACACCACCAACCCCGTGCCGTTGATCCTCGTGGAGGGAGAACGCCGCAAAGTGCCGGGCATGGGCAATGCCATCCGCCTCAGAGAGAATGGCGGCCTTGCGGATATCGCCCCGACCCTGCTTCAGCTCCTGGATCTCGACAAACCTGCCGCGATGACCGGAAGCACTCTGATCGAACCGATCGAGACCGCTGTGCCAGCAACGGCTCGCCTTCCCCAGCCAGCCTGA
- the secG gene encoding preprotein translocase subunit SecG has product MITTVLSWVWIGSGLLLILFVLLHSPKGDGMGGLAASGSSSFTSASSAEATLNRFTWTTLAIFLSLAVILSAGWLS; this is encoded by the coding sequence ATGATTACAACCGTCCTCTCCTGGGTCTGGATCGGCAGCGGCCTGCTGCTGATCCTGTTTGTGCTCCTTCACAGTCCGAAGGGGGATGGCATGGGAGGCCTTGCCGCAAGTGGCAGTTCGTCGTTCACCAGCGCCAGCAGTGCTGAGGCGACGCTGAACCGCTTCACCTGGACCACACTGGCCATCTTCCTATCGCTCGCGGTGATCCTGAGCGCCGGCTGGCTGAGCTGA
- a CDS encoding MscL family protein, which yields MFFRRWLREFTEFFFQKGNALNLAIAVVVGSQFQQIVDALTKDLLMPLLNPLIRRGGWETWGIPFGGGELLIGHALNVLLNSVLVGWALFMIVKAINRSQRLAEAGMDKVRNRPSTEADL from the coding sequence ATGTTTTTCCGTCGCTGGCTTCGCGAATTCACGGAATTCTTCTTCCAGAAGGGCAACGCGTTGAATCTGGCCATCGCGGTGGTGGTTGGCAGCCAGTTTCAGCAGATCGTCGATGCGCTCACCAAGGATCTGCTCATGCCCCTGCTTAACCCCTTGATCCGTCGCGGTGGTTGGGAGACCTGGGGAATCCCTTTCGGCGGCGGGGAGCTTCTGATTGGCCATGCCCTGAATGTGCTCTTGAACTCCGTCCTGGTGGGCTGGGCGTTGTTCATGATTGTCAAAGCAATCAATCGCTCTCAGCGCCTGGCTGAAGCAGGTATGGACAAGGTGCGCAACCGGCCTTCCACCGAAGCCGATCTTTGA
- the groL gene encoding chaperonin GroEL (60 kDa chaperone family; promotes refolding of misfolded polypeptides especially under stressful conditions; forms two stacked rings of heptamers to form a barrel-shaped 14mer; ends can be capped by GroES; misfolded proteins enter the barrel where they are refolded when GroES binds) codes for MAKRIIYNENARRALEKGIDILAESVAVTLGPKGRNVVLEKKFGAPQIINDGVTIAKEIELEDHIENTGVALIRQAASKTNDAAGDGTTTATVLAHAMVKAGLRNVAAGANAITLKKGIDKASEFLVEKIKENAKPIADSNAIAQVGTISAGNDEEVGRMIADAMDKVGKEGVISLEEGKSMTTELEVTEGMRFDKGYISPYFATDTERMEAVLDEPYILLTDKKIGLVQDLVPVLEQIARTGKPLLIIAEDIEKEALATLVVNRLRGVLNVAAVKAPGFGDRRKAMLEDMAVLTNGQLITEDAGLKLENAKIEMLGTARRITINKDTTTIVAEGNDVAVKARCEQIRKQMDETESTYDKEKLQERLAKLAGGVAVVKVGAATETEMKDKKLRLEDAINATKAAVEEGIVPGGGTTLAHLAPALEEWASANLSGEELIGANIVAAALTAPLMRIAENAGVNGAVVAENVKAKAFNDGYNAANGEYVDMLAAGIVDPAKVTRSGMQNAASIAGMVLTTECIVADMPEKKEAAPAGGGMGGGDFDY; via the coding sequence ATGGCTAAGCGCATCATTTACAACGAGAACGCCCGTCGCGCGCTCGAGAAAGGCATCGACATCCTGGCTGAGTCCGTCGCCGTGACGCTCGGCCCTAAGGGTCGCAACGTGGTGCTGGAGAAGAAGTTCGGTGCTCCTCAGATCATCAACGATGGCGTCACCATCGCCAAGGAGATCGAACTCGAAGATCACATCGAGAACACTGGTGTTGCCCTGATCCGTCAGGCCGCTTCCAAGACCAATGACGCCGCAGGCGATGGCACCACTACCGCCACTGTTCTGGCCCATGCCATGGTCAAAGCCGGTCTGCGCAATGTCGCTGCCGGTGCCAATGCCATCACCCTGAAGAAAGGCATTGATAAGGCTTCCGAGTTCCTGGTCGAAAAAATCAAGGAAAACGCCAAGCCGATTGCTGACAGCAATGCCATCGCTCAGGTGGGCACCATTTCTGCTGGCAATGACGAGGAAGTGGGTCGGATGATCGCCGACGCCATGGACAAGGTCGGTAAGGAAGGAGTGATTTCCCTGGAAGAGGGCAAGTCGATGACCACCGAACTGGAGGTCACCGAAGGCATGCGCTTTGACAAGGGCTACATCTCCCCTTACTTCGCCACCGACACCGAGCGGATGGAAGCCGTCCTTGACGAGCCCTACATCCTCCTCACCGACAAGAAAATTGGACTAGTGCAGGATCTGGTCCCGGTGCTCGAGCAGATCGCCCGCACCGGCAAGCCGCTCCTGATCATTGCTGAAGACATCGAGAAGGAAGCCCTGGCGACCCTCGTGGTCAACCGTCTGCGTGGCGTGCTGAACGTGGCGGCCGTGAAAGCCCCCGGTTTCGGCGACCGTCGCAAGGCGATGCTGGAAGACATGGCCGTTCTGACCAATGGTCAGCTGATCACTGAAGACGCCGGTCTGAAGCTGGAGAACGCCAAGATCGAGATGCTGGGCACGGCCCGTCGCATCACGATCAACAAGGACACCACCACCATCGTTGCCGAAGGCAATGATGTGGCTGTGAAAGCGCGCTGTGAGCAGATCCGCAAGCAGATGGACGAGACCGAGTCCACCTACGACAAGGAGAAGCTGCAGGAGCGTCTGGCCAAATTGGCCGGTGGCGTGGCTGTGGTGAAGGTGGGTGCGGCCACCGAAACCGAGATGAAGGACAAAAAGCTTCGCCTCGAGGACGCCATCAACGCCACCAAGGCGGCTGTTGAAGAAGGCATCGTCCCTGGCGGTGGCACCACCCTGGCTCACCTGGCGCCCGCCCTGGAAGAGTGGGCATCTGCCAACCTCAGCGGCGAAGAGTTGATCGGTGCCAACATCGTGGCGGCCGCTCTGACGGCGCCTCTGATGCGCATCGCCGAGAACGCAGGTGTGAACGGCGCTGTGGTGGCTGAGAACGTGAAGGCCAAGGCCTTCAACGATGGCTACAACGCGGCCAACGGTGAGTATGTCGACATGCTCGCCGCCGGCATCGTGGATCCCGCCAAGGTGACACGTTCCGGAATGCAGAACGCGGCATCCATCGCTGGCATGGTGCTGACCACCGAATGCATCGTGGCTGACATGCCCGAGAAGAAGGAAGCAGCTCCAGCCGGCGGCGGCATGGGCGGCGGCGACTTCGACTACTGA
- the groES gene encoding co-chaperone GroES: MAAVSLSVSTVKPLGDRVFVKISESEEKTAGGILLPDTAKEKPQVGEVVQVGPGKPNDDGSRQAPEVGVGDKVLYSKYAGTDIKLGSDEYVLLSEKDILAVVN; the protein is encoded by the coding sequence ATGGCTGCTGTTTCCCTCAGCGTCTCCACCGTTAAGCCCCTCGGCGATCGCGTGTTCGTCAAGATCTCTGAATCCGAAGAGAAGACCGCCGGCGGCATCCTTCTTCCTGACACCGCCAAAGAAAAGCCCCAGGTGGGTGAGGTGGTTCAGGTCGGACCCGGCAAGCCCAACGACGACGGATCCCGTCAGGCTCCAGAGGTGGGCGTGGGCGACAAGGTCCTCTACAGCAAGTACGCCGGCACCGACATCAAGCTCGGCAGCGATGAATACGTGCTGCTGTCCGAGAAGGACATCCTCGCCGTCGTCAACTGA